The following nucleotide sequence is from Fibrobacter sp. UWB2.
GAAACCGATGTCGTTAGAAACGGCAGCAGACGTCAAAATCGGCTTGTGAGAGTTCCAGTCGCACCAGTCCGGAACAAGACCTGTCTTGGAATCCTGGCAAGCGTTCAAGTCCGTATAAGCCTGGGAAATCACACTAGACCAAGAACCACCGGCAACGTCCTGGAAAAGCTGGAAGTTGGCTGTCGTTGCATAGCTCGGGTTGAAACCGTCATTCCACTGGTTACCCGGCTTAATCTTGTTGCTAGCGATATCGTTAGAAGCAATCCAAGAAATGAGGGACTTGCCTGCAGAGAGGTAAGAAGCGTCATTCCACTGCTTGGAAGCCATCACGAGAGCAAGAGCGGCGTCGAAGTCAGCGTCAGATGCGGTACCCGTACCACCGCTGCAACCGATACGCCAGTTCATACCACCATTGGCACCAGCGCTGTTGCCAGTCCAAGTCTTATAAAGATTCTTGAAAACATCCTGATCGTCCATGTACACGGAAATCAACATACCGTATGCAATAGCTTCAGAAACGGTAGAACAAGTTCCTTCCGGAGCGAGCACCCAACCATTGCTAGCCTGGTACCAAGCCTGTTTCCACAGCTTGTAATGATCCTTGATCATATCCGTATCGGCATATTCAATGATCTTGCCATGCGGATACTTCATGTTCTGCGGGAACGGGAACTGCCCAGCAGAAGCCGTTACTGCAGCAACAGCAGCAACGCCAAACATAACTTTTGCCAAATTCTTCATATGAATTCCTTTTAAAAAAAAGATTTCACCCATCCAACCTAAAAGATAGTTTGATAGCATATCAAAAATCAACCCTTCTTTTGTAAAAGGATTGACATAATGCGGTAAATCACACAAAAAATGTTCTTAAAATGTTCCTATGCATCAACTTACGTTAACTTTTCTTTGCATTAAGGAACACATTGTGGAAAGGACCTTTGCAACGACAAACGGTTTTGCCAGATGTTCGTCCATTCCGGCGGCAAGGGACTTTTGCCGATCCTCTTCAAACGCATTTGCCGATAGCGCAATAATGGGGATGCGCGCATGGGGATAGGTCTTTCGGATAGCACGAGTCGCCTCGTAGCCATCCATCACGGGCATCTGAACATCCATCAAAATGCAGTCATAGTAATCCGGAGCATGGTCGCAAACTTTCGTCACGGCCTCAAGCCCATTTTCTGCAACTTCCACAATCATCTGGTGGTCATGCAACAAGTCCTGCGCAATTTCCCTGTTGAACTCGTTATCTTCGACAAGCAATATACGCTTTTCCTTTAAGCAATCTTCATCGTAGGCGGTGTTCACAGTGACCGGGTCTACATCGTTCTCGGTTGCAATCTTGAATTGCGTACGCACATGGACCGTTGTTCCAAGGCCAATTTCGCTCTGGATATCAATTTCGGCCCCCATCATGTCGGCAAGGCGCTTTACGATAGTCATGCCAAGCCCAGTCCCCATCACGCCGCTCTGAGTCGAGGACTGCTCGCGGGCAAATTCGTCGTAAATATGTTCCAGGAACGCATGGGACATACCAAGTCCATTATCGCTGATTTCAAAATCAAAAACGGCATAGCCATCCACTTGGCAGGGGCGTTCTTCAATGGTAAACATAACGCGGCCACCGTACGTCGTGAACTTCTGCGAATTGGAAATAATGTTGTATAAAATTTGACGGAGGGCGTTCACATTCGCCATGACAAACTTGTTCTTCACTTCTGAAAATTCCCATATGAACGAAATATTCTTCTGTTTCATCATGGGTTCGCAAGATTCGCAAAGTTCTGCCATGTACGAGGTGAGATTCACCATGCGCTCCTTAAGCGTAATCTGGCCCGACTCGATTTTTGCCATGTCCAGAACTTCTTCTATCAGCTGGAGCAAGTAACCACCCGACATACGGATTTTCCGAAGCGCATCCAATATATCTGCGCGGTTGTCGATATGGCGTTCCGCCCTTTCTGTATAACCGATAATCGCATTCATCGGAGTTCGGATATCGTGGCTCATGTTGAGCAAAAACTTCGATTTGGCCTCTTTTGCCTCGGCGGCAAAGGCGTTCGCCTCACGCAATCTAGAGTCCAGTTCATCCTCACGGTTTTTCAGCTTGCGCCTAAACGCAATCCACACCAGGGAGCCTACAAGCACAATCCCGAGAAGCCCTAGAATAGAACCAAAGACAACTGCGATACGGGATTGTTCATGCATGAGTTCACCGGCATAATCGGGCATGCGGAAACCGGCATACTTCGTAATTTTCGCACGGACGACATTCGGCGGGATGGAGAGAATACCCTTTGTCAAAATGGACGCAAGTTCACGCGGATATTCACGAGGAACGGCAACGCGCATCCCATACAGCAGGCTATCATAACCCGCAAGGACCTGTTCGTGCAAGTACTGCGGCGTAAACACCCAGGATTCATCACCGCCTTTCATACCGTAAGATCCATCAAGCACAATTAAAGGCTTCTTTGTATCGTAAGTCTTGACAAATTCATATTTGAGCCCATTATGGAGCGCAACTTCGGCAAAGATGTCAAGCAGGATTCCACGCGGGACGCCCTGATCGATATAGGCATACGGGAACACGGCATCGCGGACCGTCACCTTGAGCATTTTATCCTTGCTGCGGAAATCCTGCAAAAAGGCAAGCTCGCGAGCCGAAAGGGCAGACACATCCAAGGCGTCCTCGCCAAAATGCTTGCGATACAGCTGATTTTTCCATGCCGGTTCCGTCAGGTCCATCTCGCGAATAGCTTGGTCGATTTCAGCAAGCAGAGACGAGTCTGACTTCCGGAGGATGATGTAATCCGGATACAGTCCAACGGGCCTAGAAAAGGCAAAACGTTCTTCTAGTTCCTTAGTCCGAGTCGCCGGAGAAACCATATCGATTTCACCATTTTCAAGCATCTTCAGCATGTCGTCCCACGACTTATCGAAACCGACGAATTGGAAGTTCAAATTCGCGTAGCGGGAAAGCCCCCGGTACATTTCATAGTCGTACCCGCTCTTTTCACCCTTTGGGGACATTTCGTGATAGCCGGAATAGGCGAAAAAGCCCACTTTAACATTTAGTGGACCCGCGTAGGCTACCCCTCCTAGCAGCAGAAAAAACAAAAACATCCATTTTTTCGCAAGCATAAGCAAACATCCTGCCAAACAAGCTTACATTTATATTACAGAATATATACGATTTTTATAAAAACGGCAATATTGAACATTTTAGCACAAAAAAAGTGTTGTGATTATGAACACAAATTGACGGAAGTTACATTTTTCTTACGTTTGAAATTCAAAATTATATACATTTATTACGTATTGTATTCGGGTTTTAAAGGAATGCTTTTATGGATGAAAAACGTCCGCTTATACTGATTGTTGACGATGTGGCCATGAACAGAGCCCTGTTATCCGACGTACTCAGTGATAAGTACAATATCATCGAAGCGGAAAACGGCAACGAAGCGTTGCTTTTGCTTAGGGAGCGGACATCCGAAATTTCGCTTGTGCTCCTCGACATGGTGATGCCCGAAAAAGACGGCATGGAAGTCCTTGCCATCATGAACAAGAACGGATGGATTAACGAGATTCCGGTCATCATGATTTCTGGGGAAACAGCACACGCGCTCATCGAAGGCGCCTACATGCTCGGCGTCACGGACTTTATCGGACGCCCGTTCGACGAAATGGTGCTCAAGAACCGCGTGAACAATACCATCCGCCTCTATAAAAAGCAAAAGAGCCTTTCGGACCTCGTCTTAAACCAGATTTACGAAAAGACCCGCAACAATAGCATGATGGTGACCATGCTGAGCCACATCGTGGAATTCAGAAACGGCGAAAGCGGCATGCACGTGCTGCATATCAACACCATCACCGAAATGCTTTTGCGCGAGCTTTTGCACCGTACCAAAAAGTACACCATAAACAAGAATGATATCGGCGTCATCTGTACGGCATCATCCATGCACGATATCGGAAAAATTACTATCCCCGACGAGATTTTGAACAAGCCCGGCAAGCTTACGCCCGAAGAGTTCAACATCATGAAGGGACACACCGTCAACTGCGCCCAGATGCTCAACGCCGTGCCCGTCGGAAAAGACGAGCCGCTGATGAAATACGCCTACGAGATTTGCCGCTGGCATCACGAACGCTGGGATGGCCGCGGCTACCCCGATGGCCTCAAAGGGGACGAAATCCCCATAGCCGCACAAATCGTTTCGATTGCTGACGTTTACGATGCGCTCACGAGCGAACGCTGCTACAAGCATGCCTTCACTCACGAGAAAGCGCTCGAGATGATCCACAACAACGAATGCGGCGTATTCAACCCGCTTTTGATTGAATGCCTCGATGCCATTGCAGACAAGCTCGTCATCTCGCTACAGACTTTTGACTGGAGCAAGCAGGCCGATAAGGACTTTTTCTACATCGCAGACGCCATGATGAACGACCAGAAGCACCCCATTTACAACCAGGCCTTCAGGCAGTTCATCGACGAGCGCAAAAAGAGCCACTTCTTCGAAACGACTCTGGACGGAATTCTTTTTGAATACACATTTAACCCGGCCGTGATGAAGCTTACCACGAAAGCCGCTACAAAGCTTGGGCTCCCGCGAACAATCGTCGACGATTACAAGCCAGGCGATGACACACATGGTGCCGCCGAAAACCTTGAAAAAATCAAGAAGATTTTGAAGCGCCATTCGGCGCCCAAGGATAAGCCGTTCCTTATCAAGCAAACATTCAACATCGACGGCAAGAGCACTCCCTGCAATGTCAAGGTGCTCCAAATTTGGGCCAAAGGCCAAAACGAAGCTCCCGTGCTCGCCTCTGTTTACGGGCACATCGACGTTATACACTAATCAAGGATGATATTATGACACTTTCTGAATTTTACAGCTCTCTCGGTGAATCATTAGACGAAGTTCTTGAAAGACTCCGCATGGAATCTCGTGTAGCAAAGTACTTGGGACTTTTTTTGAATGATCCGAGTTTCAGTGAACTCAAGGCCGCCTTTGCAGCAAATGACGCGAAGACGGCATTCCGCGCTGCGCACACGCTTAAGGGCGTTGCTGCCAATCTCGGGCTGAACAAGCTCTCTGCATCGAGCAGCGAACTCACTGAAGACTTGCGCCCGGAAGCATTCACTGCCAACTCGCAGGCGCTCCTGGAAAAAGTCGAAGCAGACTACGTTGCAGCAGTGGCTGGAATCAAGCAACTTTCTTAACGCTTGAGATACTTCTTCAGCGAATCTTCGAGCTGGGCAATGACGATGGGCTTTGCCAAGTGACCATCCATGCCCGCTTCAAAGGACTTGCGGCGGTCTTCATCAAAGGCATTTGCCGAAAGGGCAATAATCGGAATCCGCTTGTCCGGGAACATCTTGCGAATTTCACGAGTCGCTTCAAAGCCATCCATTACAGGCATCTGGATATCCATCAAAATGCAATCGTAATAGTCCGGGCCTTTTTCTTTTAAACGTTCCACCGCAATGGAACCATCTTCGGCAGATTCCACGACAACGCCAGCACTCTCGAGAATATCCTTAGAAATTTCGAGGTTCAGCTCGTTATCTTCGACGACGAGAACCTTGAAGCCCTCGAACGAAATCGATTCCTGTTCAGAATGCGCGAAGCGCACCTGTTCCACCGCTTCAGGATTTTCCTGAATGCGCATCGGGATGCGGATGGTAAACTTGGACCCCTCACCCACCTTGCTTTCAACGTCGATGGAGCCTTCCATCATATCGACAATGCGCTTGGTAATGGCAAGCCCAAGACCTGTCCCCTGCTGCTTACTGACCGTAGATGTCCGCTCGCGGGAGAATTCATCAAAGAGGTGCTGCTGGTATTCGGCACTCATGCCAATTCCCGTATCCTTGATGACAATCTGATACAGGCCATAACCTTCGCGTTCTGACGGAATCTGGGTGATATCCACCGTCACCGAGCCACCCGAAGGTGTGTACTTTACCGCATTCGAGACAACGTTGATGACCACCTGATTCAAACGCAAGAAGTCTACATAAACGTAGCGGTTCTGGATATCGTGATGCACAAATTCAAAGTGTACGTTTTTCTTCTCGGCTAGGGAACGGAGCATCGGCACATAATCTTCGCTATTTTCATCCAAATTAACAGGATTCAAGTCCAGTTCCACCTTACCACTTTCAATGCGCGACATGTCCAGCACATCGTTGATCAAGGACAAAAGATGTTCACTCGAAAGTTTCGACTTGCTGAGGCAATCAAGCGCCTTGGCCTTGTCGTCAATATTCTTGACCGCCATATCGGTAAAGCCAATCATCGCATTGAGCGGCGTGCGGATGTCGTGCGACATGTTGAAAAGGAACGCGCTCTTTGCCTTGTTTGCAAGTTCCGCCTTTTCGAGGTTTGCCATTTCGCGTTTGGTCTCGGCATCGACGCTATGGAAACCGGCAATCACGTGATTCTTGAAGTTTTCGTCCTTGACGAACTTAATTTGGTAGTAAATATCTTCGCCACCGACCTGCAACCTGAAGTTGACAAAGTACATGTGTTCCCGATCCACCATGTCGAGAACCTTCGTAGGTTCAGTCGCTGCGCAGAATGATTCACGGTCACTCGGATGAACCACCGTATCGACAAGCACTTTTAGACGTTCGCCAAAGTTGTCAATCTTAGACCAGCCAGGAACCATCTCGTCAAACATCGGGTCAAAGCGGTAGTGCACCTCGGAAAGCGTCTCGTAATCCACGTACACGACGCATCCAAAGTCATCGGACAGGCCAGAAATCACAGCCATGTCGCGGTTTGCAATGGCCTTGCGTTCGGCCTTGGCGGATTCCTCTTCATCGACGTTTTCAAGCGTCACGACGATGTGGTTCTCGGAATCGGGAGTCTTGGCCGCCTTTAAACGGTAATACACCAGGCGCCCGTCAAAAGAAAAACGGAACGAGACCGAAACAGCGCGGTCTTTTTCCAGACCGTGAAGCAATTTTTCCTTGTCGACAAAATTCTTGACCGCATCCCAGTCTTCTCGGAAAACGACCTTTTCGAGCGCCTGTTCAAAGCCTTCGAAAAAGTCTTTACAGTTCTTGGCATCGAGAGTCTTCACAACCCCCTGAGCGTTAAACTCAATGAAAGAGTTGTCATTGATGTCGACGTAATAAATATTATCAAAGCCGTCACCAAGTGTGTTCGCGATATCGGAATACTGGTCGAGTTCACGCACGTGCATCTTGAATTCGACCTGTTCCGTCACATCGGTGCAGCACCCTTCGAGGCGCATGCCGCGCGTGTACGCTTCATTGCGCTTACCGTGATTTTGCAAGAAAATGATTCCACGAGACTGGTGGTTCCAGGCATACT
It contains:
- a CDS encoding response regulator, yielding MSPKGEKSGYDYEMYRGLSRYANLNFQFVGFDKSWDDMLKMLENGEIDMVSPATRTKELEERFAFSRPVGLYPDYIILRKSDSSLLAEIDQAIREMDLTEPAWKNQLYRKHFGEDALDVSALSARELAFLQDFRSKDKMLKVTVRDAVFPYAYIDQGVPRGILLDIFAEVALHNGLKYEFVKTYDTKKPLIVLDGSYGMKGGDESWVFTPQYLHEQVLAGYDSLLYGMRVAVPREYPRELASILTKGILSIPPNVVRAKITKYAGFRMPDYAGELMHEQSRIAVVFGSILGLLGIVLVGSLVWIAFRRKLKNREDELDSRLREANAFAAEAKEAKSKFLLNMSHDIRTPMNAIIGYTERAERHIDNRADILDALRKIRMSGGYLLQLIEEVLDMAKIESGQITLKERMVNLTSYMAELCESCEPMMKQKNISFIWEFSEVKNKFVMANVNALRQILYNIISNSQKFTTYGGRVMFTIEERPCQVDGYAVFDFEISDNGLGMSHAFLEHIYDEFAREQSSTQSGVMGTGLGMTIVKRLADMMGAEIDIQSEIGLGTTVHVRTQFKIATENDVDPVTVNTAYDEDCLKEKRILLVEDNEFNREIAQDLLHDHQMIVEVAENGLEAVTKVCDHAPDYYDCILMDVQMPVMDGYEATRAIRKTYPHARIPIIALSANAFEEDRQKSLAAGMDEHLAKPFVVAKVLSTMCSLMQRKVNVS
- a CDS encoding Hpt domain-containing protein yields the protein MTLSEFYSSLGESLDEVLERLRMESRVAKYLGLFLNDPSFSELKAAFAANDAKTAFRAAHTLKGVAANLGLNKLSASSSELTEDLRPEAFTANSQALLEKVEADYVAAVAGIKQLS
- a CDS encoding HD-GYP domain-containing protein yields the protein MDEKRPLILIVDDVAMNRALLSDVLSDKYNIIEAENGNEALLLLRERTSEISLVLLDMVMPEKDGMEVLAIMNKNGWINEIPVIMISGETAHALIEGAYMLGVTDFIGRPFDEMVLKNRVNNTIRLYKKQKSLSDLVLNQIYEKTRNNSMMVTMLSHIVEFRNGESGMHVLHINTITEMLLRELLHRTKKYTINKNDIGVICTASSMHDIGKITIPDEILNKPGKLTPEEFNIMKGHTVNCAQMLNAVPVGKDEPLMKYAYEICRWHHERWDGRGYPDGLKGDEIPIAAQIVSIADVYDALTSERCYKHAFTHEKALEMIHNNECGVFNPLLIECLDAIADKLVISLQTFDWSKQADKDFFYIADAMMNDQKHPIYNQAFRQFIDERKKSHFFETTLDGILFEYTFNPAVMKLTTKAATKLGLPRTIVDDYKPGDDTHGAAENLEKIKKILKRHSAPKDKPFLIKQTFNIDGKSTPCNVKVLQIWAKGQNEAPVLASVYGHIDVIH
- a CDS encoding hybrid sensor histidine kinase/response regulator, whose amino-acid sequence is MDCLESSDLTHAILSSAGVGLWVIEVDEGHPPRMYADKALLQILGFPEETLPEDLYNLWCNNVDISYYEAYAEFVDQMTRGEMSELEYAWNHQSRGIIFLQNHGKRNEAYTRGMRLEGCCTDVTEQVEFKMHVRELDQYSDIANTLGDGFDNIYYVDINDNSFIEFNAQGVVKTLDAKNCKDFFEGFEQALEKVVFREDWDAVKNFVDKEKLLHGLEKDRAVSVSFRFSFDGRLVYYRLKAAKTPDSENHIVVTLENVDEEESAKAERKAIANRDMAVISGLSDDFGCVVYVDYETLSEVHYRFDPMFDEMVPGWSKIDNFGERLKVLVDTVVHPSDRESFCAATEPTKVLDMVDREHMYFVNFRLQVGGEDIYYQIKFVKDENFKNHVIAGFHSVDAETKREMANLEKAELANKAKSAFLFNMSHDIRTPLNAMIGFTDMAVKNIDDKAKALDCLSKSKLSSEHLLSLINDVLDMSRIESGKVELDLNPVNLDENSEDYVPMLRSLAEKKNVHFEFVHHDIQNRYVYVDFLRLNQVVINVVSNAVKYTPSGGSVTVDITQIPSEREGYGLYQIVIKDTGIGMSAEYQQHLFDEFSRERTSTVSKQQGTGLGLAITKRIVDMMEGSIDVESKVGEGSKFTIRIPMRIQENPEAVEQVRFAHSEQESISFEGFKVLVVEDNELNLEISKDILESAGVVVESAEDGSIAVERLKEKGPDYYDCILMDIQMPVMDGFEATREIRKMFPDKRIPIIALSANAFDEDRRKSFEAGMDGHLAKPIVIAQLEDSLKKYLKR